Proteins encoded by one window of Rhineura floridana isolate rRhiFlo1 chromosome 9, rRhiFlo1.hap2, whole genome shotgun sequence:
- the GAR1 gene encoding H/ACA ribonucleoprotein complex subunit 1 isoform X1, which translates to MSFRGRGGGNRGGGGNRGGGGNRGGGGFNRGGGGFNRGGGGFNRGGRGGGRGGFGRGGGGRGGFNRGGYDQGPPESVVILGEFMHPCEDDIVCKCVTQESKVPYFNAPVYLENKEQIGKVDEIFGQLRDFYACEKNYTSLNIIFLNQVKQYFSVKLSENMKASSFKKLQKFYIDPAKLLPLQRFLPRPPGEKGPPRGGRGGRGGRGGGRGGFGRGGGGFRGGRGGGGFRGGRGGGGGGRGFRGRGR; encoded by the exons ATGTCATTTCGAGGACGAGGTGGTGGCAATCGTGGCGGCGGTGGCAATCGTGGCGGCGGTGGCAATCGTGGCGGTGGTGGCTTCAATCGTGGCGGTGGTGGCTTCAACCGGGGCGGTGGTGGCTTCAATAGAGGTGGACGGGGTGGTGGAAGAGGTGGATTTGGCCGTGGAGGTGGTGGACGAGGAGGCTTCAACAGAGGCGGATATGACCAAGGACCCCCAGAAAGTGTAGTCA TCCTGGGAGAGTTTATGCACCCTTGTGAAGATGACATTGTTTGCAAATGTGTAACTCAGGAGAGCAAAGTACCTTATTTCAATGCACCTGTCTATTTagaaaataaagaacagattggGAAAGTGGATGAAATCTTCGGGCAGCTCAGAGACTTC TATGCTTGTGAGAAGAATTACACATCACTCAATATAATCTTTCTTAATCAAGTCAAACAGTATTTTTCAGTCAAACTGTCAGAAAACATGAAAGCATCTTCCTTCAAAAAGTTACAAAAG TTTTATATTGATCCAGCAAAATTGCTCCCTCTGCAGAGGTTTTTGCCAAGGCCTCCAGGTGAGAAAGGACCTCCTAGGGGTGGTAGAGGAGGccgtggaggaagaggaggtggcagaGGAGGATTTGGCAGAGGTGGAG GTGGTTTCAGGGGTGGCAGAGGTGGTGGAGGGTTCAGAGGAGGAcgaggtggaggtggtggtggccgAGGATTTAGAG GCAGAGGACGATAA
- the GAR1 gene encoding H/ACA ribonucleoprotein complex subunit 1 isoform X2, whose product MSFRGRGGGNRGGGGNRGGGGNRGGGGFNRGGGGFNRGGGGFNRGGRGGGRGGFGRGGGGRGGFNRGGYDQGPPESVVILGEFMHPCEDDIVCKCVTQESKVPYFNAPVYLENKEQIGKVDEIFGQLRDFYFSVKLSENMKASSFKKLQKFYIDPAKLLPLQRFLPRPPGEKGPPRGGRGGRGGRGGGRGGFGRGGGGFRGGRGGGGFRGGRGGGGGGRGFRGRGR is encoded by the exons ATGTCATTTCGAGGACGAGGTGGTGGCAATCGTGGCGGCGGTGGCAATCGTGGCGGCGGTGGCAATCGTGGCGGTGGTGGCTTCAATCGTGGCGGTGGTGGCTTCAACCGGGGCGGTGGTGGCTTCAATAGAGGTGGACGGGGTGGTGGAAGAGGTGGATTTGGCCGTGGAGGTGGTGGACGAGGAGGCTTCAACAGAGGCGGATATGACCAAGGACCCCCAGAAAGTGTAGTCA TCCTGGGAGAGTTTATGCACCCTTGTGAAGATGACATTGTTTGCAAATGTGTAACTCAGGAGAGCAAAGTACCTTATTTCAATGCACCTGTCTATTTagaaaataaagaacagattggGAAAGTGGATGAAATCTTCGGGCAGCTCAGAGACTTC TATTTTTCAGTCAAACTGTCAGAAAACATGAAAGCATCTTCCTTCAAAAAGTTACAAAAG TTTTATATTGATCCAGCAAAATTGCTCCCTCTGCAGAGGTTTTTGCCAAGGCCTCCAGGTGAGAAAGGACCTCCTAGGGGTGGTAGAGGAGGccgtggaggaagaggaggtggcagaGGAGGATTTGGCAGAGGTGGAG GTGGTTTCAGGGGTGGCAGAGGTGGTGGAGGGTTCAGAGGAGGAcgaggtggaggtggtggtggccgAGGATTTAGAG GCAGAGGACGATAA